Proteins from a single region of Chrysemys picta bellii isolate R12L10 chromosome 9, ASM1138683v2, whole genome shotgun sequence:
- the LOC101947813 gene encoding major facilitator superfamily domain-containing protein 8-like yields MEYQRKKKLTNFTIGLLFLSGGIEYAVILPTIWAYLQTLHAEPYFLGLGISAFSLTGLLTGPLFGHWSDRSQRTKAIILFANMFEIVGNFMYFMGVSKWLLLGSRLVAGVGTGAGASIFGYLTRSTTSQERATVFAAVMACRQVGLLIGPACNLFLRLCNFRLGPFEVNKFTSPGLFMCLLWLLLQFVVAAMYYDLQPVPHPQRAALAAPQEEEREPLVQHDAGQEEPAEHRSYGGTVQRVPAEPPVGDESRYVPNGHLAEEEGRVKEKSPFRNFSAMREYLREEVVVLLTAQFITLFNQTALETMVTPITQRYLSFGELENSIMYFLCGIEVICGFFLVRCLSSRLPDRVILVLGLVICNVACVWCLLFLARPQGSFPVLLSELVVGVFLQVLGLPFVAVSQVSLFSKVTAERTQGFSQGLRRSVGGIATILGPLWAGGLTENLYIMLGVMMGLLGLLMVMVGLSYSYLVEPPRSYVPGPSPEERHS; encoded by the exons CGGTGATTCTGCCCACGATCTGGGCCTACCTGCAGACGCTCCATGCTGAGCCGTACTTCCTGGGCCTGGGCATCTCTGCCTTCAGCCTCACCGGCCTGCTCACGGGACCCCTCTTCGGGCACTGGTCTGACCGGAGCCAGCGCACCAAAGCCATCATCCTCTTCGCCAACATGTTTGAGATAGTGG GGAATTTCATGTACTTTATGGGCGTCTCCAAGTGGCTCCTCCTGGGCAGCCGGCTGGTGGCAG GTGTTGGGACGGGAGCGGGTGCCTCCATCTTTGGCTATCTCACCCGCTCCACCACCTCGCAGGAGCGCGCCACGGTGTTTGCTGCAGTGATGGCGTGCCGGCAGGTCGGGCTGCTGATCG GACCTGCCTGTAACCTCTTCCTGCGGCTCTGTAACTTCCGGCTGGGGCCCTTTGAGGTCAACAAGTTCACCTCGCCGGGG CTCTTCATGTGCCTGCTCTGGCTCCTGCTCCAGTTCGTGGTCGCGGCGATGTACTACGACCTGCAGCCCGTGCCCCACCCACAGCGAGCGGCGCTGGCAGCGCCGCAGGAGGAGGAGCGGGAGCCCTTGGTGCAGCACgacgctggccaggaggagcccgCTGAGCACCGGAGCTATGGCGGCACCGTCCAGCGGGTGCCCGCCGAGCCCCCCGTGGGGGACGAGTCCCGCTACGTGCCCAACGGGCACCTGGCCGAGGAGGAGGGCAGAGTAAAGGAGAAGAGCCCGTTTCGGAACTTCAGCGCCATGCGAG AGTACCTGCGGGAGGAAGTGGTGGTTCTGCTCACTGCCCAGTTCATCACCCTCTTCAACCAAACAGCCCTGGAA ACCATGGTGACTCCCATCACCCAGCGCTACCTGAGCTTCGGGGAGCTCGAGAACAGCATCATGTACTTCCTGTGCGGCATCGAG gtgATCTGCGGCTTCTTCCTGGTGCGTTGCCTCAGCAGCCGCCTCCCCGACCGCGTGATCCTGGTGCTCGGGCTGGTCATCTGCAACGTGGCTTGTGTCTGGTGCCTGCTCTTCCTGGCAAGGCCCCAAG GAAGCTTTCCCGTCCTGCTGTCTGAGCTGGTGGTCGGCGTGttcctgcaggtgctggggctcccCTTCGTGGCTGTCTCCCAGGTCTCGCTCTTCTccaaggtcacagcagagagaacACAAG GTTTCAGCCAGGGCCTGCGACGGTCAGTGGGGGGAATCGCCACCATTCTGGGGCCCCTGTGGGCTGGAGGCCTGACCGAAAACCTCTACATCATGCTGGGGGTGATGATGGGCCTGCTGGGCCTGCTGATG GTCATGGTTGGGCTCTCGTACTCTTACCTGGTGGAGCCGCCCAGGAGCTACGTGCCGGGACCGTCCCCGGAGGAGCGGCACTCGTGa